Below is a genomic region from Vibrio pomeroyi.
TTTGTTTAATCTATTCCACATTATTTTATTCTCACATTAGTATTAATATGTAGTGTAATTACCCAATTATAATACCATTGCTAGTAATACATAAACTGAAACATGTATCCCAAACCGGACTTTGCTCGATATATCTTTTCTTATGAGTGCATTCATATTTCTCATGAATGAAATTTGCAATGTTAGATTTTGCTAGTGGATGCGTAGCTGTGCAAAAATTAGCCGCCTTGATTTGTGGCTAAGTAATGAACTATTAAAGAGAAAGTTAGCGAGACTCATTCGGTAAATGTTTCTAAGTGAGTATCACTTTCAATTGGCGGTTGGGTTCTCGTCAATAAAAAAGCCAGCTTGGCGGCTGGCTTTGTTTTGATATTGAAAACTAAGTTTACAAGAATGCCGTCTCTATAAGGGCTTTCTGAACTCGTGTTCTTGTCTGTTATTCACACGGTGGTGCCATGTGAATCACCGCTAGACCGCCTAGAGACGTTTCACGGTACTTCTTGTTCATGTCTTTACCTGTTTGGTACATGGTTTCAATAACCTTGTCTAACGAGATAAGACACTTACTTGTACGTTTTAGTGCCATACGTGATGCGTTGATGGCTTTCATCGCACCCATAGCGTTACGTTCAATACACGGTACCTGTACTAGCCCGCCGATTGGGTCGCATGTCATGCCCAGAGAGTGCTCCATTGCAATCTCAGCCGCAATACAGATCTGCTCGTTACTACCGCCGCGTAGGGCAGTTAAGCCAGCCGCAGCCATCGAAGAAGATACACCAACTTCACCCTGACAACCCACTTCAGCGCCAGAAATAGACGCATTGGTTTTGTATAGGATACCGATAGCACCAGACACCGCTAAGAAGTCTTTCAGTTGTTTAGTGTCCAGTTCCTTGATGAAACGATGGTAGTACATTAATACTGCAGGAATAACACCAGCAGCACCGTTGGTCGGTGATGTTACTACTTGACCACCCGCGGCATTCTCTTCACTCACCGCAAAAGCAAATAGGTTGATCCAATCCATAATCTCCATTGGATCGTTTTCAATAGAGGCATTCGCTTCCAGCTTTTTCAAAAGCGCAGGCGCACGACGTGTGACTTCTAGACCACCATCAAGGATACCTTCGGTGTCAAAACCGCGTTGCATACACAGAGACATTACCTTCCAAATTTGGTCGGCTTTTTGGTCGATCACATCCATGCCTTGGAATGACACTTCGTTGCGTAGGACTAAACCACCAAGGCTCATTCCATTTTGGTCGGACAGTTCAAGCAATTGGTCGGCAGAAGAGAAGGGGAATTCAACTTGTGTTTCTGACTCTTGCTTGCCATTTTGAAGCTCATCAGCGGTTGCGATAAAGCCACCGCCAATCGAATAGTAAGTTTCCATATCCAGAAGGCTGCCACTTTCATCAAAGGCAGAGATAGTCATGCCGTTTTCATGAAGGGGTAGGTTGGTTTTGTGGAAGAGCAGGTCGCTCTCTACATCGAAATGAATTTCATGGTTGCCACTCACCATTAAAGATTTATCTTCAATCGCTTTACGCATGGCCGCATTAGCGCTGGTTATTTTGATCGTATCAGGGCGGTTGCCAAGTAGGCCTAACAGGGTTGCACGGTCGGTGTGGTGACCAATACCTGTTAGTGACAATGAGCCGTATAAGTCAATTTGAATACGGGTAACTTGACCAAGTACAGGTTCAATCTTTTGGGTAAAATTGAACCCAGCGATCATTGGTCCGTTGGTATGGGAGCTGGAAGGCCCGACCCCGATTTTGTAAATGTCAAAAATAGACAGCATAGTAACTTCCTGTGAAGACGGTTCGATGTACGAACTCTGTGTAAAATTTGTATTTTGTTCGTTTCACTTTTCATGAAACATTTTTAGTCGAGCTTGTTCTGTGCTTGAAACGTCTCTTTTATTGAAACTTGTGTTAGCGAGCTCAGAGCAATGAAATGCAAGAGCGCGTTATTTTAGCTTTAAAGCGTCACGTCTATTCTTGCATTGCCTTAGGTGTAGCTATCAATAGTGAGCATTATTGCGAGCAACCTAAGAGAATTTAAAAATACTTTTGTTACTGGATATTGTATACATAATTCACTCTATCTAATCACCAAAACGAGACTTGAACATAAAATGAGCATTAATCACCTCCTTATTGTGCTGGGTAAGCGACTTAATGAGAATAAATTGACTGATGAAGGAACCAGTCGAGTTGATGCTTTAGTTGGGTATCTGACGGAGCTTTTGGTCGAAGAGTCGAATCAGCAAACGGCCGTTGCATTTTGTGGCGGGGTAACAAAGAGACAAACTCTCTCTGAAGCGGATGCAATGCACCAGTATTTTCGAGAGCTTGAAGCTCAGCGTGAACATCTATTTAACTTGGGTGCAATCTTGCTTGAGCAACGCTCAACAAATACGGTGGAGAACATTCAGAATTTGGCTTCTGAAATGATCGAGAGCGGGCTGTTTACTCGCGGGCAGAGTGTGAAAGTAACGTTTGTTTCTAACGATTATCACCTGCAACGTATCTTTGAGATTCAAACGCTGATGGACGAGCAAGGATTGCTTAAGGTGCTTATTGAAAAGTGTTCAGCGCTGGGTGTAGAGCTACAGATAGATCTCAAGTTGGAATCTCATATTCCAGTGCCATACCCGTACCAAACGACTCAAGGCCAACTGTTTTTGTTGATGGATGCACTAACTACGTACCGAGTTTATCTTGAAGGCGTAAGCGCAGGGGCGTTTCAACGAGATTTAGATACGGTGAGGAAAGAGCCTGAAAGACTTTCCGTTGAAGCGTTAGCGAAAGCAAAAGAATTGCTAGGGCGTTCACCCCTTTTTAGTATCGTGGGAAGCCTGCTTCCAGTATTGGAATGTTGTATTCAACAGACTCCGGTGGATACGGACACAAAAAAAGTCAGGGAATATCTAGCACTACTAGACACTAACCTGACTTTATTGAATCGATATTTAGATCCTGAATCGGATCACACACATCGCTGGTGGCGATAAGTGTTTATTTCTTTCTCGTGATGCCATGAACCGTTTTTAAACTAGCAAAAGCGATCAAACAATAGGCCAGAAGCTCGGTGCCTTCTTCGGCAATATTTTTAACCACGCGAACGTAATCATCACCCATAACATTGTGCCAGAAGCTACCCATGCCAAATAGGCGGGAGAACACCAACAGTAGCATCACGCCAGTCACTAGCAAATTCATGTGTGGGGATGCAAGAATAAGTACAAGCTGATCAATCGTGCGCTTACCGTTTTTTACTGCATAAAAAATCGCGCTACCAGCAACTAAAAGTGCAGGCACAACCCATGCGCCATGTACGATTTTGTCAAACCAAAAATCCATCTCACGGATAAACATCACAGCAAAGAAGGCACTGATGAGAAGGGCTGCATGTTTAACTTCGCTTTTCTCTCTTGCGAGATAAATAAAAGAACCAGAAGTCACGACAAGCAGTAATTGCTGGAGCATCTCAGTCACTGAGACCTCACCAACATTGCCATTCAACAATACAAAGTCAATTCGAAGTGCAAGGTTCGCGACAATACTGATCGCCAATACGACTAACGCTGTCTGACATCTTTTGTAGATAACTTGAGAGGTTGATTGCGACAGCGTGAACTCTGGGAGCTCAAGTGACATATGAGTTTGTTCTTTGGTTTTAGATTGGCTTTTCATATCAATACGGCTTGTAATGTTTTGTAACAGGTTGGCATTCTATCGTCTCGATCGTCCTCACAATGTCATGGAAATGCCAGCAATAAAACACCGTACAATTGGTGTGTGTATACGGTAAACCGCTGCCTTAAGGCAGGCAGTTTACGTAACGTCATAGAATTTTTGAGGTGGGATCTTACAGCGGTGAGGTTAGAAACTCGCAGTCGAAGTGATTACTTTTCAGCTTCTTGCTCGTGGTTATTGCGGTAGTACTCCCACTGTTCAATGCGCTCACCGTCATCGAATACACAGTAAGTGGTACGTTGATTGTTTTCAGTCACCGTATCTAATTCACCGTCCTGTTGAACACAATAAACCGCAGCTGGGTTAGCGACTGAAACACGTTGGCCTTCGCTATATTCTGCATAGTCGTTTGCACAACCGCCTAATACAACGGCAAATACAGCCATCAAACCAATTTTCTTCATGTTTATCTCCTACGTGATAACTCTACAAATAAATGCGTTAAGTTCTACAGAACCCAATTAGAAGCTCTATGAAATGAGTATATTTTAGATTTCAGAAAAGGTTGTCCTAATTTGGTCAAGATATTGAAATAGGTTGATATTTCGTTGGATTTCGCCAAATTTTGAGTGCTAGATCAAGCTAACTAGAGCCAAGCTTCAAGTGGAGCTTCCTTGTGTGACGCGCGCTCGTTTGAGGTTTACTGTGACTCGGTGGCGGTGCGTTTACAGCTGGGAGGCGAAGTAGGAAAGCGTTCTTGAAGGCGATTGTGCACCTCGAATCTATTGATGATTATGATATGATGCCGCAAAATTCAGTAGAGCAGTCACAATCATGAGACACCTAAAAACCACTATCCACCCTGATATCGACCATCTAGACAATAAAACGGTATATAAGCGCAACGCAGCCCGTGCGATTGTGTTGGATGGCGAAGACATTTTGATGCTTTATACAGAGCGTTATCACGACTACACCATTCCTGGTGGCGGTTTGGATGAGGGTGAAGATGTTATTGCAGGCATGGTTCGTGAACTGGAAGAAGAGACGGGTGCGAAGAACATTCACAGCATCAAGCCATTCGGTATCTTTGAAGAATTTCGTCCTTGGTATAAAGACGACGCAGATATGATGCACATGATCTCTTACTGCTACTCATGCAAGATCGACCGTGAGCTTGGTGAAACGGCTTACGAAGATTACGAAGTCAAAAACGGAATGAAGCCGGTGTGGATGAATATCCATGAAGCGATTGCTCATAATGAAAAAACGATGGCTGAAAGTCCTAAAAAGGGCATGAGTATTGAGCGCGAGACGTTTTTGTTGCATTTGATCGCAAAAGAAATGCTTTAATCTCACCAAACCTTATATTGAAGTAATTGTTCAGCTGTAACTAAAGTGCGGCTGACAATGATCTTTCAACTGTTTAATTTCACCCCGCATTTAAACAGTTCATTGTTAGTGCTCTCTGTCATCCAACTTCGTTTATAATCAACAGCCATTATTTCTCCAGCTTCATGCAGCTTCCTGCTGTTTGAACGACATCTTTATTCGCTTGGAATCTACTTCTTTCACTCCTATCTATGACAAGCTGTCAAGTTGACTCATTTCCTTCATCAAATTGATTCCTATTTTGAATAAAGTGTTTTTTTTATTCTTGTGCTCGAAAAGTATATAGATAATAAGCTTTTAATTTCAATTGCTTATGTATATTTTCTAAGTATTGGAAAACTTGGCTCTCCTCTTGCTTCTTTTTCTTATGCAGCTCGTTTTATCGGCACCAAAATAATAAAAATAGACATCCTTTGTCTCGTAGCATCAGATTTTAGGGAGACATTTATTTAGCTTTGCCGTTCAGAGTTTACGTACTTTTCAAGGAAATCGCCCAAGCGAAGAAGAAGTCGAGGTTTACTATGAAATACAAGCAAATTATCTATCTCATTGGCGCAATAGTTAGCGTCCCAGTCCACGCAACCATCGTGGATTTGGATTTTTCAAACCACGTAGAGTCAACGAACGGAAGTAGTGGTTGGGCGGGACCAACCTACGATGGTGCCTCCATGCACTTTCTCAATGTCGGCACACATGACGGAAAGACCATTGATGCTAAGGTATCCAGTAGCGTATTTGGTGATGCAACGTTTATGTTCCATGCTCCCAACTACAAAGAAGGCTCAACTCAGCCCTCTGGTGATATTGGATTCCTCTATCAGACTAACTCAGCCGGGTCTGCAGGTTTGATTTATACCTTTGAGTTCTTTGACGGAACTGATGGTCTGTCTGGCACCTTCTCTGTGCCATACACAGTTCCAGAATTTGAAATGATCGGTTACGACATTGACGGCGAGCCCGTTCAGTCAGAGCAAGTACGAGTATTTAAAAGTGAAGGCTTTTTCAGTTATCAATTGGGTAGTGCAAGTGCCAGCTTGACCGCCGAAGAGAGTGCTGATGGAACATCCGTTCTATTTACAGGCCCAGGTACTAACTACTCAGAAACTGACACATCAGGTGCGGTTAAATTCATCTATAAAAACACTTCTATTGTTACCTTACAGTTTGAAACCGTCACTTCTAGCAGTAGTAGTTTTCCCAACCCAATCTTCTCAGCGTTCGATGGTAACTGGGACTTAAGTGGCTTTACTACGCCAATTGAGAGTTCTGACGAGTCTGATTTTGGTGACGCTCCAGACACTTATGGAACGTTACAAGCAAGCAATGGTGCAGAACATGCTGTCTCTTCAACGCTTTATCTAGGGGCTAGCATCGATACAGATTCTGACGGACAACCGGGCGCCTTATCAAACGGCGATGACTTAGATGTTGACGGGAATGATGATGACGGTATTACGTTGCTGACTAACCTAGAAATCGGGTTGGATAGCCTCATTAACGTTAATGTAGTGGGTAATGGTTACCTACAAGCTTGGGCTGACTGGGACTTGAGTGGTACTTTCGATGATGATGAGCAAATCTTGAAGAACCATTCGGTTGTCGAAGGTGGACAAGTGGTTCCAATTCGAGTGGCTGATGATGCGAGTGTGGGGACTGTACAAACACGTTTCCGTCTAGCGAGCAGCCCTAACATCCCAAGTGATGGTTACGTTGGTGACGGGGAAGTCGAGGATTACGTGTTCAACGTGACTGATCCGGGAACCACAATTCAACACTCTAACTACTACACTGCAGCGTTCGAAGATAACTGGCCTGAAGTGGGTGACTTCGACTTAAACGATGTTGTCGTTTACTACCGAACTACCATTATGAGTAAAGATGATGCTGTATTGCGTATGGATATTAGCGGTAGCATCATGGCCTACGGCGCCTCTTACGGTAATGGTTTAGGTTGGAAACTGAGTGGCTTTGATGAGTCGGATGTTGACTTGCAGACTGCCAGAGTGCAGAAAAACGGCGCAACTCGTGTGAATATTTCACCGTTCACGGGCGAAGATAAATCGGTTGCATCACCAGGAGGAGACCTTGTTGTTGTCGCTTCACTGAACTTGAGAAATGATATCCCGATCAACGATGAGTGTATGTTCCACCGTACTAACCCGTCTTGTAATCCGTCTCTTGAGTCTGACCAAATGACGTTCAGTATCTCACTACCGTTTAACGACGACGATCAACCAACGGTGAGTTCACTTTTACCATTGAGTGGTTTCGACCCGTTCATCTTTGGTCCAGGTGAAGGATATTACCATGGTTCTAGTTTTACTGGCTCTCCGGGTAAAGATCTGGAAATTCACACAGCGGATCTTCCACCAACGTCACGTGGTACGTTAGTGAGCGACTTTTACGGTGTGGCACAAGATGATTCAGATCCAGATAGTGGAAAATACTACCGAACTACGCAGAACATGCCTTGGGGTATCTTAATTTCATCTCCTTGGAATCACCCATCCGAGTACATAGACATCAGTGAAGCGTTCCCAGATTTTGCGGAGTGGGCTACTACTGGCGGTTCTTCTAAACCGACTTGGTATTTAAACCCTAACTCAGACAAAACTTGGTCTACTGAAGACTAATTAAGGAGGATTTATGAAACTAACTAAACTAATGCTAAGTAGCGTGACTGTTGTCTTCCTTACGGCTTGTGGCGGTGGTGGCGGTTCAACCACCTCAACGCCAAGTGCAGTAACACCACCGGGCGGTGGTTCTTCTTCAGGAAACACTCCATCGGGAGGCAGTACCGCAGTGACATCAAGCGTTGCACCCGCTCAGCAAGCATTGAAATCGGTCGAGCTCGTTGTACCTGAGGGTTTTGACTTCTCAACCGAAAGAGAAGTGAAAGTGACCGTTGATGTGGCAAGCTCGCAAAGCTCACGAGGTTTTATGAGCCTGTATACCGAGTTCAATGGCGATGTTGTCGACTACACATCACAAGTATTGAGAGTACCAATCAATGAGGATATCGACTTCTCTACAACACTACTTCTCCCTAACCATGTTGAAAAAGTTTGGGTTGAAGTATGGTATCCATCGGCGATGGGCAGTGAAGTGAAACGCTCAATTGATGTCGAAAACGGGCAGGTCGATGTGATCCTCTAACCGCCTTGCCACTGGAGTGAGGGGGTGTTGGCTGAATCAATATCCGATTTTTGTTGCTGTGGTATTGAGTTTGATTTAAAGCTCCCCATTTAGTGTACTTAAGATACTTTGCCGCCATTAGTGCGGCAAAGTTGTTTCTTGTGGCGCTAAAATATAACCACGATATCGAACAATTAAACATGGTTGACATTGTCAACTATGTGTTTTTGATGTATCTTTACCTCTGCGATGTCTCATCTTGCCGGATAACACCATCACATCGCTGTGTGCCTGCCCTAAACAAAGAATACTATGACTAAAAGACAGTTTATTGCCCATTACTTGCGCATGAATCGCACCTCTTATTTGTTGGCGATTGTGTTCATTTTTCTCGTTAACTGGTTACAAGTAGAGATCCCTCGTTATATTCAATTGGCGATAGATTTAATTGATGATGCCTCTTCAACAGGTCACCAACAGCTTCAAACCTATGTTTGGATTGTGGTAGGCATGTCGGTCGCTATGGTTGTCGTGCGCATCTTATCGCGGATCTATGCGTTGAACCCTGGGCGCATCACAGAGGCTGCGCTCAAAAGTACACTGCTACAAAAGCTGAATCGCTTACCAAGTAGTTTTCATGAACGCTTCGCATCAGGTCGTTTGATTTCAATCATCAATAATGACCTTGGTGGGATCCGTTTGATGTTCGGCGTGGGCTTTTTGCAGTTCTTCAATGCGTTGCTTGCTTTGTCGCTGACGCCTCTTTACATGTGGCGTATCTCACCAGAATTAACGCTTTACTCGATTATTCCTATCTCAATCGCTTTTGTGATTTTCCGAGTGGGCTTCAAGCGTATGAAAACACTGCACTTAGAGCACATGAAGCGCCTGCAAAACCTGTCTGCTCAGTTAATGAGTTACCTATCTGGGATTGATCTGATCAAGAGCCAGCAGATGTCACCTTGGGTGAAGGCGGAAACCGAAAAGCTCAATCAACTGTTGCTTGAATGCCGCCTTAAGATCACTCGCATTCAAGTCTTCTTCATGCCGGTGCTCGATTACGCCAATGACCTGATGAAAATTATTATTCTTGGTTTGGGTGGTTTCATGTTGATGAGACAGGAGCTCACACTGGGTGAGATAACCGCTTTTCTAACTTACTCGGTTTTGCTCGCAATGCCATTGATGCAACTTGGTCGAATCGCGACGATTTATCAGCGTGGCATGGTCGGAATTCAGAGTGCGCAAACCATTCTTAACGCCAAAGTACCAGAGCTAGATGAAGAAAAGCTCTCTGAATTAGATGTTGAATCGCTGAAGGGAAAAACGTTCTCTGTTCGCAATCTTAGCTTTAGTTACACGGGTGAAGAACGCTTGATCCTTGATGACATCAGCTTTGATATTCCTGCGGGTAAAAAAGTGGGTGTGCTAGGCGGAATCGGAGCAGGTAAAACGACATTAGTGAACTGTTTGAATCATCACCTAGACGTTCCAGAAGGCTCAGTGTTCCTTGGTGAAAAAGATGTCACTAGTTTCTCGCGCAGTGATTTACGTCGTTATGTGAAAACCGTTACTCAAGACCCTTACCTGTTCTCAGCGACTGTCGAAGATAATATCCGTTTTGGTAGCTTGGATACTGATTTGGCCAAGAGTCAAGTTGATGAAGTATTAGAGCTTAGCCAATTGGCCAGTGATGTGACTCGCTTTGAACATGGCGACCAAACCTTGGTTGGTGAGAAGGGCATCATGTTGTCCGGTGGTCAGAAGCAGCGCTTGAGTATTGCGCGTGCTCTGCTGCAACCAACCGACTTAATCATCATGGATAATGTGCTGTCTGCGGTCGACTATGAGACAGAAAGAAAGATCTTAGAAGGCTTGTTTAAACGACTGGAAAATCAGTCGGTTCTGGTAGTGTCACATCGCGTCAATGCCCTTGAATATATGGATGAAATTATTGTGTTGAATGAAGGTAAGGTAATTGCCAAGGGCGACCATGCCACGCTACTCAAAACCTGTCCTTACTACTATGAGACATGGCAGCTACAACAGAATGAAACGGAGGCCGCAGCATGTTAAAGGGTGTTGATCTCAAGTACCTCAAGCACTTTTTTAAGTTTGCTAAGAAATACAAAGGCTCTGCCATTCTGGGTATTGCGATGCTTCCGCTGTCGGTCATCACGAGCTTGTTGTTTCCTTGGCTGATCATTCAAGTGATCGACGTCCATCTAAGTCATGGTGATATGGATGGGTTGCTCGAGTACGTTTTCTACTTAGTTGCCGTGCTGGTGGCGAGTTACGTGGTGGATACCACTTATTCGTATAACTTGCGTAAAACAGGTCAATACACGATAACTGACATGCGCTCTGTGTTGTTTGCTCGCGTGCTTAAACTGCCGCGTAGCTATTTTGACAATACGCCAATAGGTGTCACGCTTTCGCGCTTGACGAGTGATTTAGAGACCATCGGCGAGACCTTTGTTCAATCGGTTGTCGGTTTAGTGAAAGACAGTATCAACACCATTGCTTTGTTGGTGATGATGTTCTTCATTGATTGGCAGCTGACGTTGATAGTATTGATCATCATGCCGCCCGTGATGTACTTAACGGTGTACGTGCGAAACCGACTTCGTGCTCTGTATAAAGTCACGCGTTCTTCACTTGCTCGCGGTATTGGCTTTCTACAAGAAGTTCTGTTTGGCATGAAAACGGTTCAGATGTACCGAGCGGAAGAACAAGTCGAGCAGCGTTACCAAGGCTATACCGATGAGTTTTTGAAAGCGCAGAAAAAGATCAATAAGTACGATGCGATTCTGTTTTCGTTTATCTCTGGCATTACCTCAATCACTATCGCGATCATGATTTGGTACGGTTCTGGACAAGTGATCGAAGGGGCACTCACCTTGGGTGTGCTGATTGCGTTCATCAACACCTTAGAGAAAGTGTTTGTTCCGATTCGTGATTTCACCTCACAAATTGCTTCGATTCAGAGCTCATTTGCTGCGTTCGACCACATCGAAGAGCTGTTTGTTGAGCCGACGGAAGAAGAAGGTCGCAACTTACTGCCATCTAACAAGGTTCAAAAACAGCTCGAACAGTTTGTGACCTTAGAATTTAAGAACGTAAGCTTCCGCTATAAAGACGACGCTCCGTACGTTCTAAATAATGTTTCGTTTGTATTGGAGAAAGGGCATCAAATCGCGCTTGTGGGTTCGACTGGCTCAGGTAAGTCTACGATTCTGCGTTTAATATCTAAAACCTATCAAGACTATGAAGGCAGTATTCTGCTTAATGGTATCGAGTTGTCGCAGATTTCAAGTGAAGACTCTGCTCACTTGTTCTCGATGATGATGCAAGATGTGCATCTATTTGAAGAGACGATTCAGTTCAATATTGCACTGGGTAAGGAACATCTCTCAAGAAACGAGGTTGAGCAAGCTGCGCGTTATGTTTATGCGGATAAGTTTATCGAGCAGTTGCCACAAGGCTATGATTTCCGTTTAGAGAAGAATGGTGCCAACCTATCTGTAGGGCAAACGCAGCTTATCTCCTTTGCACGAGCAGTCGCACAAGGTGGACAACTGATGATGCTTGATGAGGCAACCAGTTCGGTAGATTCCATCACCGAAGACTTGATTCAAAAAGCGATGCAGCGCCTGTTCAAAGAAAAAACCGTGATTGCAATTGCCCACCGCCTCAGCACTGTTCGCCACTCTGACACTATTCTGGTATTGGAAAAGGGTGAAATTGTTGAACAAGGTAATCATCAACAGTTGGTCGCACATAATGGCATTTATGCCGGCTTGTTGAAGGAATCAATTGTGGAAACGAGAGACTCTCAAGTAACGGTTGCCTGATCACCTCAAGTCAGGTCTAGCGTTATCGATAATATGGATTGGTGTTACTTATGTTTCACCAATTTCTATTCTTTTCTAGTATTCCCAGTAGCTTAGGGAAAATAAAACATATTTTACGATCATTAATATGTTATGATCTCCCTACTACTAAAGGGGTGTCTACGGGCATCGGGATGTATGCAAGCAAGAAGAACCGGCTTGTGTCAGTCACTTTCTGGCGAATATGGAATCGAAAATGTTGTTGGAAGAAGTTGTAGAAATTATTGAATTAACCGACTCAGACCATTTATCTCAAGCAATGGAGCTGTTTAACGAGCATGGTTTTGTTGATGCTGAGTCTTTGCCTTTTATGAACGTTGTGTTCGAAACCGCACCAAATCAGCTTGCGAAGAAACTGTCGCAAATTGGTTTTAAAGGTTTAGTACAAGTCGAAAAGAATGAAGACGCATCAGGCTTCACCATTATTGATGCTGACCGCGTTCTACTAAAAGATTCTGCTTAGTTGAAAGATTCTGCTTAGCCGCAAGATTCTTCTTAATGACAAGAATAAGATTCAGCTTAGTGAAAAGACTCTATCCAGTTCAGTAACACCCGTTATGATTATTTGAGGTTAACACAGTGACAACAGCAACCGTTTCATCAACAGAGCAACACATTTCCAATGAGCATGCGCTCTTAGGTGCATCGTTATTAGCGTCTCAAAAAGTTGAGTTGGCTCTGTTCAGTGTTATCTCTAAATTGGCTAAAGCGTTACCGAAAGAAGCACAGCAGTCACTGGATTTGGACTTAGATACCTTTCTAAGAGAGAAACCAAGTGAGCAAGCCTCTACGT
It encodes:
- a CDS encoding DUF333 domain-containing protein, coding for MKKIGLMAVFAVVLGGCANDYAEYSEGQRVSVANPAAVYCVQQDGELDTVTENNQRTTYCVFDDGERIEQWEYYRNNHEQEAEK
- a CDS encoding YdcF family protein — protein: MSINHLLIVLGKRLNENKLTDEGTSRVDALVGYLTELLVEESNQQTAVAFCGGVTKRQTLSEADAMHQYFRELEAQREHLFNLGAILLEQRSTNTVENIQNLASEMIESGLFTRGQSVKVTFVSNDYHLQRIFEIQTLMDEQGLLKVLIEKCSALGVELQIDLKLESHIPVPYPYQTTQGQLFLLMDALTTYRVYLEGVSAGAFQRDLDTVRKEPERLSVEALAKAKELLGRSPLFSIVGSLLPVLECCIQQTPVDTDTKKVREYLALLDTNLTLLNRYLDPESDHTHRWWR
- a CDS encoding LruC domain-containing protein, translated to MKYKQIIYLIGAIVSVPVHATIVDLDFSNHVESTNGSSGWAGPTYDGASMHFLNVGTHDGKTIDAKVSSSVFGDATFMFHAPNYKEGSTQPSGDIGFLYQTNSAGSAGLIYTFEFFDGTDGLSGTFSVPYTVPEFEMIGYDIDGEPVQSEQVRVFKSEGFFSYQLGSASASLTAEESADGTSVLFTGPGTNYSETDTSGAVKFIYKNTSIVTLQFETVTSSSSSFPNPIFSAFDGNWDLSGFTTPIESSDESDFGDAPDTYGTLQASNGAEHAVSSTLYLGASIDTDSDGQPGALSNGDDLDVDGNDDDGITLLTNLEIGLDSLINVNVVGNGYLQAWADWDLSGTFDDDEQILKNHSVVEGGQVVPIRVADDASVGTVQTRFRLASSPNIPSDGYVGDGEVEDYVFNVTDPGTTIQHSNYYTAAFEDNWPEVGDFDLNDVVVYYRTTIMSKDDAVLRMDISGSIMAYGASYGNGLGWKLSGFDESDVDLQTARVQKNGATRVNISPFTGEDKSVASPGGDLVVVASLNLRNDIPINDECMFHRTNPSCNPSLESDQMTFSISLPFNDDDQPTVSSLLPLSGFDPFIFGPGEGYYHGSSFTGSPGKDLEIHTADLPPTSRGTLVSDFYGVAQDDSDPDSGKYYRTTQNMPWGILISSPWNHPSEYIDISEAFPDFAEWATTGGSSKPTWYLNPNSDKTWSTED
- a CDS encoding ABC transporter ATP-binding protein/permease, translating into MTKRQFIAHYLRMNRTSYLLAIVFIFLVNWLQVEIPRYIQLAIDLIDDASSTGHQQLQTYVWIVVGMSVAMVVVRILSRIYALNPGRITEAALKSTLLQKLNRLPSSFHERFASGRLISIINNDLGGIRLMFGVGFLQFFNALLALSLTPLYMWRISPELTLYSIIPISIAFVIFRVGFKRMKTLHLEHMKRLQNLSAQLMSYLSGIDLIKSQQMSPWVKAETEKLNQLLLECRLKITRIQVFFMPVLDYANDLMKIIILGLGGFMLMRQELTLGEITAFLTYSVLLAMPLMQLGRIATIYQRGMVGIQSAQTILNAKVPELDEEKLSELDVESLKGKTFSVRNLSFSYTGEERLILDDISFDIPAGKKVGVLGGIGAGKTTLVNCLNHHLDVPEGSVFLGEKDVTSFSRSDLRRYVKTVTQDPYLFSATVEDNIRFGSLDTDLAKSQVDEVLELSQLASDVTRFEHGDQTLVGEKGIMLSGGQKQRLSIARALLQPTDLIIMDNVLSAVDYETERKILEGLFKRLENQSVLVVSHRVNALEYMDEIIVLNEGKVIAKGDHATLLKTCPYYYETWQLQQNETEAAAC
- a CDS encoding L-serine ammonia-lyase, with product MLSIFDIYKIGVGPSSSHTNGPMIAGFNFTQKIEPVLGQVTRIQIDLYGSLSLTGIGHHTDRATLLGLLGNRPDTIKITSANAAMRKAIEDKSLMVSGNHEIHFDVESDLLFHKTNLPLHENGMTISAFDESGSLLDMETYYSIGGGFIATADELQNGKQESETQVEFPFSSADQLLELSDQNGMSLGGLVLRNEVSFQGMDVIDQKADQIWKVMSLCMQRGFDTEGILDGGLEVTRRAPALLKKLEANASIENDPMEIMDWINLFAFAVSEENAAGGQVVTSPTNGAAGVIPAVLMYYHRFIKELDTKQLKDFLAVSGAIGILYKTNASISGAEVGCQGEVGVSSSMAAAGLTALRGGSNEQICIAAEIAMEHSLGMTCDPIGGLVQVPCIERNAMGAMKAINASRMALKRTSKCLISLDKVIETMYQTGKDMNKKYRETSLGGLAVIHMAPPCE
- a CDS encoding NUDIX domain-containing protein, with the protein product MRHLKTTIHPDIDHLDNKTVYKRNAARAIVLDGEDILMLYTERYHDYTIPGGGLDEGEDVIAGMVRELEEETGAKNIHSIKPFGIFEEFRPWYKDDADMMHMISYCYSCKIDRELGETAYEDYEVKNGMKPVWMNIHEAIAHNEKTMAESPKKGMSIERETFLLHLIAKEML